The following are encoded in a window of Bacteroidia bacterium genomic DNA:
- a CDS encoding glycosyltransferase: MSNKLPISALVASYNEGHLLEDCLKSIQFCDEIYFVNLGSKDNSVEIAKKYATTVEEFKKVPRIEDVHPLFIPKLKYDWFILIDPDERIMPALAEDIKNTLETAPPELAVIRVPMFNYFKGKKLKGTVYGGVVYARLLYKKQGVTIDDEVHAGIKVKEGYLRKKIRFTGENYDKHFWCNSWKQLFDKHKRYLQGEGKAQYNAGKRYSLNKQWHDSIIRFYYSFKTKEGYKDGLTGFLLSLMAARYEFLSWRSLRRYEKEINS; the protein is encoded by the coding sequence ATGTCTAATAAACTTCCCATATCTGCGCTTGTTGCCTCTTACAATGAAGGACATTTGTTGGAAGATTGTCTTAAATCCATACAGTTTTGTGATGAGATATATTTTGTCAATTTGGGTTCTAAGGATAATTCTGTTGAGATAGCGAAGAAGTATGCAACAACTGTTGAGGAATTTAAAAAAGTCCCACGTATAGAAGATGTGCACCCGCTTTTTATTCCTAAACTAAAATACGATTGGTTCATACTTATAGACCCTGATGAGCGGATTATGCCTGCATTGGCAGAGGATATTAAAAATACACTTGAAACAGCACCTCCCGAGTTGGCAGTTATCAGAGTGCCTATGTTTAACTATTTTAAAGGGAAAAAGCTTAAAGGAACTGTTTATGGTGGAGTTGTGTATGCCCGTTTGCTGTATAAAAAGCAGGGGGTTACCATAGATGATGAAGTTCATGCGGGGATTAAAGTGAAGGAAGGGTATTTGCGAAAAAAAATCCGTTTTACAGGAGAAAACTACGACAAGCATTTTTGGTGCAACAGTTGGAAGCAGCTATTTGACAAGCACAAACGCTATTTGCAGGGCGAGGGGAAAGCCCAATATAATGCAGGCAAGAGATATTCTCTGAACAAGCAATGGCACGACAGCATTATCCGTTTTTACTATTCCTTTAAAACCAAGGAAGGATATAAAGATGGGCTTACAGGCTTTTTGCTCAGCCTTATGGCTGCCCGATATGAGTTTTTGAGTTGGAGGAGTTTGAGAAGATATGAAAAGGAAATAAACAGCTAA